In one window of Episyrphus balteatus chromosome 3, idEpiBalt1.1, whole genome shotgun sequence DNA:
- the LOC129912976 gene encoding epidermal growth factor-like protein, which produces MFQRIRIFLMCAGFISFSVVVLSEREISGDIFTSETRSLSYNVNKIYRNKCSRQVPAVLFRTERNELIQGNGTTIHFHQIEDCCDGYKRTRYDWNRCEPDCGTKCKNGFCTSPGQCDCFDGFTKNDRGECVFACPLGCENGRCFLNGTCRCNDGHTLDPTRTFCRPHCRPACGHNQICVETNKCECRDGYQMTAIGCQPICTPDCGHGRCYAPNKCECFAGFGMRLPRTVCEAECYMICENGFCDSRYRCQCYDGFRYDENTTSCLPDCGDKCENGVCKQPGVCHCFEGFELKDNTCVPKCEHGCGYYGKCVAPNVCGCGLSNQQCSFGNCDAFGKCVCGEGLVRFVDKCVAPNRMESLVSSYEQRSIYNQQLRLEFNNLIGRHFGDLYSF; this is translated from the exons atgtttcaacgGATAAGAATATTTCTCATGTGCGCTGGTTTTATCAGTTTCAGTGTTGTAGTTTTAAGTGAGCGTGAAATCTCCGGTGATATCTTTACATCGGAAACACGTAGTTTGTCGTATaatgtgaataaaatttatagaaataaaTGTTCCAGACAAGTTCC GGCCGTTCTATTTCGAACCGAGAGAAATGAACTAATTCAAGGCAACGGAACGACAATTCACTTTCATCAAATCGAAGATTGTTGTGATGGCTACAAACGAACTCGATACGATTGGAATCGTTGTGAACCGGATTGTGGGACAAAGTGTAAAAACGGTTTTTGTACATCGCCAGGACAATGTGATTGCTTCGATGGATTTACGAAAAACGATCGTGGGGAATGTGTTTTCGCATGTCCTTTGGGCTGTGAAAATGGACGTTGTTTTCTAAATGGAACTTGTCGTTGTAACGACGGCCATACATTGGATCCAACTCGAACTTTTTGTAGACCACATTGCAGGCCGGCTTGTGGTCATAATCAGATTTGTGTTGAGACAAATAAGTGTGAGTGCAGAGATGGTTATCAGATGACAGCAATTGGTTGTCAACCAATTTGTACTCCCGATTGTGGTCATGGGAGGTGTTATGCACCGAATAAGTGTGAATGTTTTGCAGGATTTGGTATGAGACTTCCGAGGACTGTGTGTGAAGCTGAGTGTTATAT gatttgtGAAAATGGATTTTGTGACTCTCGATATAGATGTCAATGTTATGATGGATTTAGATATGATGAGAATACAACAAGCTGTCTGCCAGATTGTGGGGATAAATGTGAAAATGGTGTTTGCAAACAACCTGGAGTTTGTCACTGCTTCGAGGGATTTGAGTTGAAAGATAATACTTGCGTGCCAAAATGTGAACA tGGCTGTGGCTATTATGGCAAATGTGTTGCTCCTAATGTCTGTGGCTGTGGTCTCTCCAATCAACAATGTTCCTTTGGCAATTGTGATGCCTTCGGTAAGTGTGTTTGTG gtgAAGGACTTGTTCGATTCGTTGACAAATGTGTTGCACCAAATCGAATGGAAAGCTTAGTTAGTAGTTATGAGCAAAGATCAATCTATAATCAACAATTACGATtggaatttaataatttaattggaAGACATTTTGGTGatttatattcattttaa